One Vitis vinifera cultivar Pinot Noir 40024 chromosome 8, ASM3070453v1 genomic window carries:
- the LOC100261287 gene encoding uncharacterized protein LOC100261287 isoform X1: protein MTRTYAVEQRREKPKPEKMGNSQSPAADPRFVSTARAFTQTELDDLKSLFVSLAAQSQSDGQYISPSVFQAYFGLRGPLGNRMFDLVTQNRKDQKLTFEDLVITKGTYEKGSNDDIEEFIYRLLDVNSDGIVGRSDLEAVLTVMLDDISSQRNSEPGYSPHEGIIKIFLNAATFSKIDEGCAETCMYFEDFRSWCSLLPSVRKYLGSLLMSSDSGRPGYQVPHLMHPENIDSSMIIAKKEYAWHIGGALPQQELEEWKLLYHSAFHGLSFNTFLGNISNDEGPTVLIIKDKEGYVYGGYASQPWERHGDFYGDMKSFLFQIFPKASIFKPTGANSNIQWCAVNFSSDSIPNGIGFGGRVNHFGLFLSASFDEGQTFTCTTFGSPCLSNINRIHPEVIECWGVVPKGAQQERHETGKGTILERFKEDRHMLNMVGLANSSE from the exons ATGACGAGAACATACGCCGTCGAGCAGAGAAGGGAGAAACCAAAGCCGGAAAAGATGGGGAATTCTCAGTCGCCTGCCGCCGATCCTCGCTTTGTTTCCACAGCCAG GGCTTTCACCCAGACGGAATTGGATGATCTGAAATCATTGTTCGTGTCCCTTGCTGCTCAATCGCAAAGCGACGGTCAATACATTTCTCCCTCTGTTTTCCAG GCATATTTTGGGCTTCGTGGTCCTCTTGGCAATAGAATGTTTGATTTAGTCACACAGAATCGTAAGGATCAAAAGCTCACCTTCGAGGATCTTGTAATTACAAAA GGAACTTATGAAAAAGGATCAAATGATGATATTGAAGAGTTCATATATCGATTACTGGATGTAAATAGTGATGGTATAGTGGGAAG GTCTGATCTGGAAGCTGTTTTAACTGTGATGCTTGATGATATATCTTCTCAGAGAAATTCTGAACCGGGATATAGTCCACACGAGGGTATCATAAAAATTTTTCTTAATGCtgcaacattttcaaaaattgatgaAGGATGTGCAGAAACCTGCATGTATTTTGAGGATTTCAGAAGTTGGTGTAGTCTTCTCCCATCTGTCAGGAAGTACCTTGGAAGCTTGTTGATGTCATCTGATTCAG GAAGACCAGGTTATCAAGTGCCTCACCTAATGCATCCGGAAAACATCGATTCTAGTATGATAATAGCAAAGAAGGAATATGCTTGGCATATAGGTGGGGCCCTTCCTCAACAGGAGCTGGAGGAATGGAAGCTTTTATACCATAGTGCATTTCATGGCCTAAGTTTCAACACATTCTTGGGCAATATATC AAATGATGAAGGGCCGACAGTGTTAATAATTAAGGATAAAGAAGGTTATGTATATGGAGGTTATGCTTCTCAGCCTTGGGAGAGGCATGGCGACTTCTATGGGGATATGAAGTCTTTTCTCTTTCAGATATTCCCGAAGGCATCTATTTTCAAGCCTACTGGAGCAAACAGTAATATACAATGG TGTGCTGTGAATTTCAGTTCGGATAGCATCCCAAACGGTATTGGTTTTGGAGGAAGAGTAAATCACTTTGGACTGTTCCTTTCAGCAAGCTTTGATGAAGGGCAAACCTTTACCTGCACCACATTTGGGAGCCCTTGCCTCTCCAATATCAATCGAATACACCCGGAAGTGATAGAATGCTGGGGAGTAGTCCCAAAAGGAGCACAACAAGAAAGGCACGAGACTGGCAAAGGCACTATATTAGAGAGGTTTAAGGAGGACCGCCATATGCTCAATATGGTTGGGCTGGCAAATTCAAGCGAATAA
- the LOC100251037 gene encoding short chain aldehyde dehydrogenase 1, which translates to MNAAIPLTQRLSGKVALITGGASGIGASTAKLFVKHGAKVIVTDVQDQLGRSVCKEIGPEETVFYDHCDVTCDSDVQNAVDTAISKYGKLDIMFSNAGISGEVDSEILLSDNTNFKRVFDVNAYGAFLAAKHAARVMIPAKTGCIIFTSSVASVVSGEISHAYVASKHAVVGLANNLCVELGQYGLRVNCVSPFGVPTPMLQKGVGIMEKRKVEELVSSAANLKGAALEAEDIAEAALYLGSDDSKYVSGINLVVDGGYSITNPSLGMVLKSHSSSTHPSQN; encoded by the exons ATGAATGCTGCCATTCCCCTCACCCAGAG GTTATCAGGTAAGGTGGCACTAATAACTGGCGGAGCCAGTGGCATAGGCGCCTCCACTGCCAAGTTATTTGTGAAACATGGTGCCAAGGTCATAGTTACAGATGTCCAAGACCAACTTGGGCGCTCCGTTTGCAAAGAAATTGGTCCAGAAGAAACCGTTTTCTATGACCACTGCGATGTAACATGTGACTCCGACGTCCAAAACGCCGTCGACACTGCCATATCCAAGTATGGGAAACTCGACATCATGTTCAGCAACGCCGGCATCTCAGGCGAGGTGGATTCAGAAATCTTACTCTCTGATAACACAAACTTTAAGCGGGTTTTCGATGTGAATGCGTATGGGGCTTTCTTGGCCGCTAAGCATGCCGCTAGAGTTATGATTCCAGCTAAGACAGGATGTATTATATTTACGTCAAGTGTGGCTTCAGTTGTTTCGGGGGAGATCTCACATGCATACGTGGCATCGAAGCATGCTGTGGTGGGACTTGCCAACAACTTATGTGTGGAGTTGGGACAATATGGGCTAAGAGTGAATTGTGTATCTCCTTTCGGAGTGCCAACACCCATGTTACAGAAAGGAGTAGGaataatggagaagaggaaggtTGAAGAGTTAGTTTCCTCTGCGGCCAACCTAAAAGGTGCGGCGTTAGAGGCGGAAGACATCGCAGAGGCAGCCTTGTATCTGGGGAGCGATGACTCCAAGTACGTTAGCGGGATCAACTTGGTGGTGGATGGCGGTTACAGCATTACTAATCCCTCTTTGGGAATGGTACTCAAGTCTCACTCGTCATCAACCCATCCATCCCAAAACTAA
- the LOC100263022 gene encoding short chain aldehyde dehydrogenase 1, with translation MSAAIPLTQRLAGKVALITGGASGIGASTAKLFVKHGAKVIVADVQDQLGLSVCKEIGPEETVFYVHCDVTCDSDVQNAVDTAISKYGKLDIMFSNAGISGEMESGILLVDNTNFKRVFDVNVYGAFLAAKHAARVMIPAKTGCIIFTSSAVSVVSVGATHAYVASKHAVVGLANNLCVELGQYGIRVNCISPFGVATPILRKGLGIMEKRKVEELVCSAANLKGVVLEAEDIAEAALYLGSDDSKYVSGINLVVDGGYSSTNPSFGMVLKSHSSSTHPSQN, from the exons ATGAGTGCTGCCATTCCCCTCACCCAGAG ATTAGCCGGTAAGGTGGCATTAATAACTGGTGGAGCCAGTGGCATAGGCGCCTCCACTGCCAAGTTATTTGTGAAACATGGTGCCAAGGTCATAGTCGCAGATGTCCAAGACCAACTTGGGCTCTCCGTTTGCAAAGAAATTGGTCCTGAAGAAACTGTTTTCTATGTCCACTGCGATGTAACATGTGACTCCGACGTCCAAAACGCCGTCGACACTGCCATATCCAAGTATGGGAAACTCGACATCATGTTCAGCAACGCCGGCATCTCAGGCGAAATGGAGTCAGGAATCTTACTCGTCGATAATACAAACTTTAAACGGGTTTTCGATGTGAATGTGTATGGGGCCTTCTTGGCCGCTAAGCATGCCGCTAGAGTTATGATTCCGGCTAAGACAGGATGTATTATATTTACTTCAAGTGCGGTTTCGGTTGTTTCAGTGGGCGCCACACATGCATATGTGGCATCGAAGCATGCTGTGGTGGGACTTGCCAACAACTTATGTGTGGAGTTGGGACAATATGGGATAAGAGTTAATTGCATATCTCCGTTCGGAGTGGCAACACCTATATTAAGGAAAGGATTAGGaataatggagaagaggaaggtTGAAGAGTTGGTTTGCTCTGCGGCCAACCTAAAAGGTGTGGTGTTAGAGGCGGAAGACATCGCAGAGGCAGCCTTGTATCTGGGGAGCGATGACTCCAAGTACGTTAGCGGGATCAACTTGGTGGTGGATGGCGGTTACAGCAGTACAAATCCCTCTTTTGGAATGGTACTTAAGTCTCACTCGTCATCAACCCATCCATCCCAAAACTAA
- the LOC100256195 gene encoding small ribosomal subunit protein eS17 — MGRVRTKTVKKSSRQVIERYYSRMTLDFHTNKKVLEEVAIIPSKRLRNKIAGFSTHLMKRIQKGPVRGISLKLQEEERERRMDFVPDVSAINTDEIPVDKETLDMLAMLGMNDLPGVVKAEPVVVSSQPAFGRSILDRKRY; from the coding sequence ATGGGGCGCGTCCGTACCAAGACGGTGAAGAAATCCTCAAGGCAAGTGATTGAACGTTACTACTCACGTATGACTCTGGACTTCCATACAAATAAGAAGGTCCTTGAAGAAGTTGCCATCATTCCCTCCAAGCGTCTTCGCAACAAGATCGCTGGATTCTCCACTCATTTGATGAAGCGGATTCAAAAGGGTCCCGTCAGAGGCATCTCCCTTAAGCTCCAAGAAGAAGAGCGCGAGCGTCGCATGGACTTCGTGCCTGACGTCTCCGCCATCAACACTGATGAGATTCCTGTCGACAAGGAGACTCTTGATATGCTTGCTATGCTAGGGATGAATGATCTTCCGGGTGTGGTCAAGGCGGAGCCCGTTGTGGTTTCTTCTCAGCCTGCTTTTGGCCGGAGTATTCTAGATAGGAAGAGGTATTGA
- the LOC100261287 gene encoding uncharacterized protein LOC100261287 isoform X2 — translation MTRTYAVEQRREKPKPEKMGNSQSPAADPRFVSTARAFTQTELDDLKSLFVSLAAQSQSDGQYISPSVFQGTYEKGSNDDIEEFIYRLLDVNSDGIVGRSDLEAVLTVMLDDISSQRNSEPGYSPHEGIIKIFLNAATFSKIDEGCAETCMYFEDFRSWCSLLPSVRKYLGSLLMSSDSGRPGYQVPHLMHPENIDSSMIIAKKEYAWHIGGALPQQELEEWKLLYHSAFHGLSFNTFLGNISNDEGPTVLIIKDKEGYVYGGYASQPWERHGDFYGDMKSFLFQIFPKASIFKPTGANSNIQWCAVNFSSDSIPNGIGFGGRVNHFGLFLSASFDEGQTFTCTTFGSPCLSNINRIHPEVIECWGVVPKGAQQERHETGKGTILERFKEDRHMLNMVGLANSSE, via the exons ATGACGAGAACATACGCCGTCGAGCAGAGAAGGGAGAAACCAAAGCCGGAAAAGATGGGGAATTCTCAGTCGCCTGCCGCCGATCCTCGCTTTGTTTCCACAGCCAG GGCTTTCACCCAGACGGAATTGGATGATCTGAAATCATTGTTCGTGTCCCTTGCTGCTCAATCGCAAAGCGACGGTCAATACATTTCTCCCTCTGTTTTCCAG GGAACTTATGAAAAAGGATCAAATGATGATATTGAAGAGTTCATATATCGATTACTGGATGTAAATAGTGATGGTATAGTGGGAAG GTCTGATCTGGAAGCTGTTTTAACTGTGATGCTTGATGATATATCTTCTCAGAGAAATTCTGAACCGGGATATAGTCCACACGAGGGTATCATAAAAATTTTTCTTAATGCtgcaacattttcaaaaattgatgaAGGATGTGCAGAAACCTGCATGTATTTTGAGGATTTCAGAAGTTGGTGTAGTCTTCTCCCATCTGTCAGGAAGTACCTTGGAAGCTTGTTGATGTCATCTGATTCAG GAAGACCAGGTTATCAAGTGCCTCACCTAATGCATCCGGAAAACATCGATTCTAGTATGATAATAGCAAAGAAGGAATATGCTTGGCATATAGGTGGGGCCCTTCCTCAACAGGAGCTGGAGGAATGGAAGCTTTTATACCATAGTGCATTTCATGGCCTAAGTTTCAACACATTCTTGGGCAATATATC AAATGATGAAGGGCCGACAGTGTTAATAATTAAGGATAAAGAAGGTTATGTATATGGAGGTTATGCTTCTCAGCCTTGGGAGAGGCATGGCGACTTCTATGGGGATATGAAGTCTTTTCTCTTTCAGATATTCCCGAAGGCATCTATTTTCAAGCCTACTGGAGCAAACAGTAATATACAATGG TGTGCTGTGAATTTCAGTTCGGATAGCATCCCAAACGGTATTGGTTTTGGAGGAAGAGTAAATCACTTTGGACTGTTCCTTTCAGCAAGCTTTGATGAAGGGCAAACCTTTACCTGCACCACATTTGGGAGCCCTTGCCTCTCCAATATCAATCGAATACACCCGGAAGTGATAGAATGCTGGGGAGTAGTCCCAAAAGGAGCACAACAAGAAAGGCACGAGACTGGCAAAGGCACTATATTAGAGAGGTTTAAGGAGGACCGCCATATGCTCAATATGGTTGGGCTGGCAAATTCAAGCGAATAA